A stretch of Corallococcus macrosporus DNA encodes these proteins:
- a CDS encoding protein phosphatase 2C domain-containing protein, which produces MSTLPFDVAVGSVQGREHARSGRNNQDAACVRESEHGLVVVVADGCGSQPCSELGAQLGVRRLAQAAQARLARGEAVDGADFLPGLRGDVLELMEGLVSTLGRDVLGDLLFTLVGAVVTPAHTLVFSSGDGVWMLNGEVHALGPFPGNAPPYLAYALLRGEDVPLVPRALLPTEDVHALLVGTDGVGDLLGLERARLPERDEPVGPLSRFWTDDRYFTNPDAVRRRLAQLNRESVRADFAERRLLRSPGLLTDDTTLVVLRRRMGRA; this is translated from the coding sequence ATGTCCACGCTGCCCTTCGATGTCGCGGTGGGTTCGGTGCAGGGCCGGGAGCACGCTCGTTCGGGGCGCAACAACCAGGACGCCGCCTGCGTGCGGGAGAGTGAGCACGGGCTGGTGGTGGTGGTGGCGGACGGATGCGGCAGCCAGCCGTGCAGCGAGTTGGGGGCACAGCTGGGAGTGCGGCGGCTGGCGCAGGCGGCGCAGGCGCGGCTGGCTCGGGGCGAGGCGGTGGACGGCGCGGACTTCCTTCCGGGGCTGCGCGGGGACGTGCTGGAGCTGATGGAGGGCTTGGTGTCCACGCTGGGGCGGGACGTGCTGGGGGACCTGCTCTTCACGCTCGTGGGGGCGGTGGTGACGCCGGCTCACACGCTCGTCTTCTCATCAGGGGACGGGGTGTGGATGCTCAACGGCGAGGTGCATGCATTGGGGCCGTTTCCGGGCAACGCGCCGCCGTATCTGGCGTATGCGCTGCTGCGCGGCGAGGACGTGCCGCTGGTGCCCCGGGCGCTGCTGCCCACCGAGGACGTGCACGCGCTGCTGGTGGGCACGGATGGGGTGGGGGACCTGCTGGGGCTTGAGAGGGCTCGGCTGCCGGAGCGCGACGAGCCGGTGGGGCCGCTGTCGCGGTTCTGGACGGACGACCGCTACTTCACGAACCCGGACGCGGTGCGACGGCGGCTGGCGCAGCTCAACCGCGAGTCGGTGCGCGCGGACTTCGCGGAGCGGCGGTTGTTGCGCTCGCCCGGGCTGCTGACGGACGACACCACGCTGGTGGTGCTGCGCCGCCGGATGGGGAGGGCGTGA
- a CDS encoding NrtR DNA-binding winged helix domain-containing protein yields the protein MSHTYEYPRPAVTVDCVVFGLDEEDLKVLLIQRGVEPYQGRWALPGGFVRMEESLEDAARRELEEEAGLRTSHLEQLYTFGAPDRDPRGRVITVAYFALVKLSQHHLQASTDAREAAWFSVWDTPKLAFDHADVLATALQRLKGKVRYQPIGFELLPPKFTLSQLQRLYETVLERELDKRNFRKKILAMDLLEELDEVEQDVSHRAARLYRFDHRKYKQLEKAGFNFEL from the coding sequence GTGAGCCACACCTATGAGTACCCGCGCCCGGCGGTGACGGTGGACTGCGTCGTCTTCGGGTTGGACGAGGAGGACCTCAAGGTGCTGCTCATCCAGCGCGGGGTGGAGCCGTACCAGGGCCGGTGGGCGCTTCCCGGTGGCTTCGTGCGCATGGAGGAGTCGCTGGAGGACGCCGCGCGCCGCGAGCTGGAGGAAGAGGCAGGCCTGCGCACCAGCCACCTGGAGCAGCTCTACACGTTCGGTGCGCCGGACCGTGACCCCCGGGGCCGTGTCATCACCGTGGCGTACTTCGCGCTGGTGAAGCTGTCCCAGCACCACCTCCAGGCCTCCACCGACGCGCGCGAGGCGGCGTGGTTCTCCGTCTGGGACACGCCGAAGCTCGCGTTCGACCACGCGGACGTGCTGGCCACCGCGCTGCAGCGGCTCAAGGGCAAGGTGCGCTACCAGCCCATCGGGTTCGAGCTGCTGCCGCCCAAGTTCACGCTGTCGCAGCTCCAGCGGCTGTACGAGACGGTCCTGGAGCGCGAGCTCGACAAGCGCAACTTCCGCAAGAAGATCCTCGCCATGGACCTGCTGGAGGAACTGGACGAGGTGGAACAGGACGTCTCCCACCGCGCCGCCCGCCTCTACCGGTTCGACCACAGGAAGTACAAACAGCTCGAGAAGGCCGGCTTCAACTTCGAGCTGTAA
- a CDS encoding FadR/GntR family transcriptional regulator has translation MREASARRAAEMVRVGLVAYVEKQIEQDIALGRLPRNGRLASERVMAGWYGVCRGTVREALRRLAARGLVVQHPGRQARAVALDESLTLENLGLALHAARSEEGRRLLEGFFSLKRQVLVELLADCCANASESEVGRLESVCYALWDAARWHPGERCAQLEFELLRLAAQVAARPGHLLLIQSLQRAFRGIAARLLPFMGGEALGQWARCAMHALSERDMQTLQHQLPLLLKACDARLLDQVAPRPRENVTPEPPDTEECSLAAPSADTARNDAPCVETQGTCDSVSATAQHDAAETCPRVEEHGPGGITPIDTASGNLSGGQTGSDASDPEAGLTHEPCFRSG, from the coding sequence ATGCGCGAAGCATCGGCGAGAAGGGCGGCGGAGATGGTGAGGGTGGGGCTGGTGGCGTATGTGGAGAAGCAGATTGAGCAGGACATCGCGCTGGGACGGCTGCCGAGGAACGGGCGGCTGGCCTCGGAGCGGGTGATGGCTGGCTGGTATGGCGTGTGCCGGGGCACGGTGCGCGAGGCCTTGAGGCGGCTGGCGGCACGGGGCCTCGTGGTGCAGCACCCCGGGCGCCAGGCGCGAGCGGTGGCGCTGGACGAATCGCTGACGCTGGAGAACCTGGGCCTGGCGCTGCATGCCGCGCGCTCCGAGGAGGGCCGGCGACTGCTGGAGGGCTTCTTCAGCCTCAAGCGGCAGGTGCTGGTGGAGCTCTTGGCCGACTGCTGCGCGAACGCCTCCGAGTCGGAGGTGGGCCGGTTGGAGTCCGTCTGCTACGCGCTCTGGGACGCGGCGCGCTGGCACCCTGGAGAGCGCTGCGCCCAGTTGGAGTTCGAGCTGCTGCGGCTGGCGGCCCAGGTGGCTGCGCGTCCCGGGCACCTGCTCCTCATCCAGTCTCTGCAACGGGCCTTCAGGGGCATTGCGGCCCGGCTGCTGCCCTTCATGGGTGGCGAAGCCCTGGGCCAGTGGGCCCGGTGCGCGATGCACGCCCTGAGCGAGCGCGACATGCAGACGCTTCAGCACCAACTGCCGCTACTGCTGAAGGCGTGTGATGCGCGGTTGCTCGATCAGGTCGCCCCACGTCCTCGGGAGAATGTCACTCCCGAGCCCCCTGATACGGAGGAGTGCAGCCTCGCCGCCCCTTCGGCGGACACGGCGCGGAATGATGCCCCTTGCGTTGAAACACAGGGCACCTGCGACTCCGTGTCAGCCACTGCGCAGCATGACGCGGCGGAGACATGCCCTCGCGTCGAGGAACATGGCCCTGGCGGCATCACTCCAATCGACACGGCATCGGGAAACCTGTCCGGCGGTCAGACAGGTTCCGACGCTTCGGATCCCGAGGCAGGGCTCACTCACGAGCCTTGCTTCCGCTCCGGATGA
- a CDS encoding diacylglycerol/lipid kinase family protein: MNIAVLVNLRARKGTEGMGGLVRDLLPRARVALTRSLEEAREWVDQLRHDPPSLLLAGGGDGTITGLLNELRSQGVALPAIGVLPLGTGNAWARVTGAPRPHVALKQIAAYGERLPPLRPFSLVRVEGRVAPFAGTGWDAEMIQDFKNQLASAGPLKKAQSGLRGYLGAMFTRTVPRHLFGEGNPNVSVYNLGASALTIDATGAVRPVPNGGTGQLLYQGPAGVAGAATTPEWGFGFKAFPFAQAVPHRLSVRVYGAGVMEATRNMFRLWRGEHPMPRMHDFFVERLRMDFDREVPFQMGGDVLGMRRSLEFDLAEENVQLVDWRRLGRLVAV, translated from the coding sequence ATGAACATCGCCGTCCTCGTCAATCTGCGTGCGCGTAAAGGGACCGAGGGGATGGGCGGGCTCGTCAGAGACCTGCTCCCCCGGGCCCGGGTGGCCCTGACCCGTTCCCTGGAAGAGGCGCGGGAGTGGGTGGACCAGCTCCGCCACGACCCGCCCAGCCTGCTGCTCGCGGGCGGGGGGGACGGCACCATCACCGGCCTGCTCAACGAGCTGCGCTCCCAGGGCGTCGCCCTGCCGGCCATTGGCGTGCTGCCCCTGGGCACGGGCAACGCCTGGGCCCGAGTCACCGGTGCGCCGCGTCCCCACGTGGCCCTGAAGCAGATCGCCGCGTACGGCGAGCGCCTGCCGCCCCTGCGTCCCTTCTCCCTGGTCCGTGTGGAGGGCCGGGTGGCGCCCTTCGCGGGCACGGGCTGGGACGCGGAGATGATCCAGGACTTCAAGAACCAGCTCGCCTCCGCCGGGCCGCTGAAGAAGGCGCAGTCCGGCCTGCGCGGCTACCTGGGCGCCATGTTCACGCGCACGGTGCCGCGCCACCTGTTCGGCGAGGGCAACCCGAACGTCTCCGTCTACAACCTGGGCGCGTCCGCGCTGACCATCGACGCGACGGGCGCGGTGCGGCCGGTGCCCAACGGCGGGACGGGGCAGCTCCTGTACCAGGGGCCCGCGGGCGTGGCGGGCGCGGCGACGACGCCGGAGTGGGGCTTTGGCTTCAAGGCGTTCCCGTTCGCGCAGGCGGTGCCGCACCGGCTGTCGGTGCGCGTGTACGGCGCGGGCGTGATGGAGGCCACGCGCAACATGTTCCGCCTGTGGCGCGGCGAGCACCCCATGCCGCGCATGCACGACTTCTTCGTGGAGCGCCTGCGGATGGACTTCGACCGCGAGGTGCCCTTCCAGATGGGCGGCGACGTGCTGGGCATGCGCCGCTCGCTGGAGTTCGACCTGGCGGAGGAGAACGTCCAGCTGGTCGACTGGCGCCGCCTGGGCCGGCTCGTCGCCGTCTAG
- a CDS encoding SDR family NAD(P)-dependent oxidoreductase: MDRIWKEKVIVITGASSGIGRATALLLAKKGAHVVLAARREEPLEELAAECESHGVQALMVPTDVSDAAAVRQLAEAAVEAFGHFDGWVNNAGVYMLGSLEETPDEAFRQLMETNFFGTVSGARAALAQFRRQGYGTLVNVSSTFGTVPAPYLSAYVASKFAVRGFSASLRQELMNTGIDVCTVMPAAIDTPLWRHTANYTGWRIRPVEPVYTPERVARTILRVLRHPQDEVLVGGSGKSFSAMHNLLPGTFERTMKSGTDVLHFKNERQGPTSGNVFRPMAEGDSVSGGYHGTGKTWLRRLLVAGGLAAAAVTLRRRAAERYLEARLAHALGA, from the coding sequence ATGGATCGCATCTGGAAAGAGAAGGTCATCGTCATCACGGGCGCCTCCAGCGGCATTGGCCGGGCCACGGCGCTGCTGCTGGCGAAGAAGGGCGCCCACGTCGTCCTCGCCGCGCGCCGGGAGGAGCCGCTGGAGGAGCTGGCGGCCGAGTGCGAGTCCCACGGCGTCCAGGCCCTGATGGTGCCCACGGACGTGTCGGACGCGGCGGCGGTGCGGCAGTTGGCGGAGGCCGCGGTGGAGGCTTTCGGCCACTTCGACGGCTGGGTGAACAACGCGGGTGTCTACATGCTGGGCAGCCTGGAGGAGACGCCGGACGAGGCGTTCCGCCAGCTCATGGAGACCAACTTCTTCGGCACGGTGAGCGGCGCCCGCGCGGCGCTGGCCCAGTTCCGGCGCCAGGGCTACGGGACGCTCGTCAACGTGTCCTCCACCTTTGGCACCGTGCCCGCGCCGTACCTGAGCGCCTACGTGGCCTCCAAGTTCGCGGTGCGCGGCTTCTCCGCGTCGCTGCGCCAGGAGCTGATGAACACGGGCATCGACGTGTGCACGGTGATGCCCGCCGCCATCGACACGCCCCTCTGGCGCCACACTGCCAACTACACCGGCTGGCGCATCCGCCCCGTGGAGCCCGTCTACACCCCGGAGCGCGTGGCCCGCACCATCCTCCGCGTGCTGCGCCACCCCCAGGACGAGGTCCTGGTCGGCGGCTCCGGCAAGAGCTTCTCCGCGATGCACAACCTGCTCCCCGGCACCTTCGAGCGCACCATGAAGTCCGGCACGGACGTGCTGCACTTCAAGAACGAGCGGCAGGGCCCCACCTCCGGCAACGTCTTCCGGCCCATGGCGGAGGGGGACTCGGTGTCGGGTGGTTACCACGGCACCGGAAAAACATGGCTGAGGCGGCTGCTGGTGGCCGGCGGACTGGCCGCCGCGGCGGTGACGCTGCGCCGGCGTGCGGCCGAGCGATACCTGGAGGCGCGGCTCGCCCACGCCCTGGGAGCGTGA